One genomic window of Halovivax cerinus includes the following:
- a CDS encoding NYN domain-containing protein, with amino-acid sequence MTDVHPGQRVAVLVDAQNLYHSAQSLHSRNIDYSELLEAAVGDRQLTRAISYVIRADAPDEESFFEALVDIGFETKIKDIKRFPDGSKKADWDVGMSLDAVTLANHVDTIVLCTGDGDFSRLCSHLRHEGVRPEVMAFESSTAEELIEATDSFVDLDGDADRFLL; translated from the coding sequence ATGACTGACGTTCACCCCGGCCAGCGGGTGGCGGTACTCGTCGACGCGCAGAACCTCTATCACTCCGCGCAGAGTCTCCACAGTCGTAACATCGACTACTCCGAGTTGCTCGAGGCGGCCGTCGGCGATCGACAGCTCACCCGGGCGATCTCCTACGTCATCCGTGCCGACGCCCCCGACGAAGAGAGTTTCTTCGAGGCACTCGTCGACATCGGCTTCGAGACCAAGATCAAGGACATCAAACGGTTTCCCGACGGGTCGAAGAAGGCCGACTGGGACGTCGGGATGAGCCTCGACGCCGTCACACTCGCCAATCACGTCGACACGATCGTCCTGTGTACCGGCGACGGCGACTTCTCGCGGCTGTGTTCGCACCTCAGACACGAAGGCGTTCGCCCGGAGGTAATGGCGTTCGAGTCCTCCACCGCCGAGGAACTGATCGAGGCGACCGACTCGTTCGTCGACCTCGACGGCGACGCCGACCGATTCCTCCTCTGA